From Oryza sativa Japonica Group chromosome 4, ASM3414082v1, one genomic window encodes:
- the LOC4337352 gene encoding OVARIAN TUMOR DOMAIN-containing deubiquitinating enzyme 7 isoform X3 — MARNKKKVAVAAPKARKPKRDAEEKKFAKKADMTEFRAQLDSLGLKIIELEGNEEEHMKYRAMIVQYIKEHRVDFEPFIEDEEPFEKYCDSMLEDGTWAGHMELQAASILKRKNICIHMLNSPRWYIRNFSDREATSMIHLSYHQGEHYNSVRLREDPCQGPAMPVIIKADANVASTSNNAQTKAKDLKKSSDRSKYDHISVKLVMAGTGCSNIAAVEQVLKDMDGDIDAAIEYMLAEQLILGSDDADGDPYLDYACDAEYVQTIEDELSMKQDESQLDEHKKEEKDCSSKGETAQKHNSSHSKKGKSKTKECSCGSARKHKPSCNLATTVASREPPKTTAPSREPPKYGFIMVLLKIWRHIFDLISVIFFPFGLLPFFYTPMTKGGQGKGQKGKKQKKKEQDETPAIRDHDSKVAPDLGALCI; from the exons ATGGCTCGGAACAAGAAGAAGGTAGCCGTGGCGGCGCCCAAAGCCCGGAAGCCGAAGCGTGATGCA gaggagaagaagttcgCGAAGAAGGCCGACATGACGGAGTTCCGGGCGCAGCTGGACTCGCTGGGGTTGAAGATTATCGAA CTCGAAGGCAACGAGGAAGAGCACATGAAGTACCGTGCAATGATTGTGCAATACATTAAG GAGCACCGTGTGGATTTTGAGCCATTCATTGAGGACGAGGAACCGTTTGAGAAATATTGTGACTCTATGCTTGAGGATGGGACTTGGGCTGGTCATATGGAGTTGCAAGCAGCTTCTATTCTCAAGAGAAAAAACATATGCATCCACATG CTTAACTCACCACGATGGTACATAAGAAACTTTTCTGATCGTGAAGCTACCAGTATGATTCATTT ATCGTATCATCAGGGTGAGCACTACAATAGTGTCAGACTGAGGGAAGATCCATGTCAAGGTCCTGCAATGCCAGTTATTATCAAG GCAGATGCCAATGTAGCTAGCACAAGCAATAATGCTCAAACAAAAGCAAAGGACCTGAAGAAATCTTCAGACAGATCAAAGTATGATCATATATCGGTTAAATTGGTGATGGCTGGAACTGGATGTTCTAATATCGCTGCAGTTGAACAG GTTTTGAAAGACATGGATGGTGACATTGATGCTGCTATAGAGTACATGTTAGCTGAGCAACTAATACTGGGTTCTGATGATGCGGATGGAGATCCTTATCTGGACTATGCATGTGATG CAGAGTATGTACAGACCATAGAGGATGAGCTTAGCATGAAGCAGGATGAGAGTCAACTGGATGAAcacaagaaagaagaaaaggacTGTTCTAGCAAAGGCGAAACAGCTCAGAAACACAACAGTTCACATTCTAAAAAG GGAAAGTCAAAAACCAAGGAATGCTCTTGTGGATCTGCTAGGAAGCACAAGCCTTCTTGTAATTTAGCCACAACTGTAGCATCGAGAGAACCTCCAAAAACAACTGCACCATCGAGAGAACCTCCAAAGTATGGCTTTATAATGGTTTTGCTAAAAATATGGCGCCACATTTTTGACTTGATTTCAGTCATTTTTTTCCCATTCGGATTGCTACCATTCTTTTATACTCCTAT GACCAAAGGTGGCCAAGGGAAAGGCCAGAAGGGGAAGAAGcaaaagaagaaagaacaagATGAAACACCAGCCATCCGGGATCACGATTCTAAAGTTGCACCAGATCTAGGAGCTCTTTGCATATGA
- the LOC4337352 gene encoding OVARIAN TUMOR DOMAIN-containing deubiquitinating enzyme 7 isoform X8, whose translation MGDQLEGNEEEHMKYRAMIVQYIKEHRVDFEPFIEDEEPFEKYCDSMLEDGTWAGHMELQAASILKRKNICIHMLNSPRWYIRNFSDREATSMIHLSYHQGEHYNSVRLREDPCQGPAMPVIIKADANVASTSNNAQTKAKDLKKSSDRSKYDHISVKLVMAGTGCSNIAAVEQVLKDMDGDIDAAIEYMLAEQLILGSDDADGDPYLDYACDAEYVQTIEDELSMKQDESQLDEHKKEEKDCSSKGETAQKHNSSHSKKGKSKTKECSCGSARKHKPSCNLATTVASREPPKTTAPSREPPKYGFIMVLLKIWRHIFDLISVIFFPFGLLPFFYTPMTKGGQGKGQKGKKQKKKEQDETPAIRDHDSKVAPDLGALCI comes from the exons ATGGGCGACCAGCTCGAAGGCAACGAGGAAGAGCACATGAAGTACCGTGCAATGATTGTGCAATACATTAAG GAGCACCGTGTGGATTTTGAGCCATTCATTGAGGACGAGGAACCGTTTGAGAAATATTGTGACTCTATGCTTGAGGATGGGACTTGGGCTGGTCATATGGAGTTGCAAGCAGCTTCTATTCTCAAGAGAAAAAACATATGCATCCACATG CTTAACTCACCACGATGGTACATAAGAAACTTTTCTGATCGTGAAGCTACCAGTATGATTCATTT ATCGTATCATCAGGGTGAGCACTACAATAGTGTCAGACTGAGGGAAGATCCATGTCAAGGTCCTGCAATGCCAGTTATTATCAAG GCAGATGCCAATGTAGCTAGCACAAGCAATAATGCTCAAACAAAAGCAAAGGACCTGAAGAAATCTTCAGACAGATCAAAGTATGATCATATATCGGTTAAATTGGTGATGGCTGGAACTGGATGTTCTAATATCGCTGCAGTTGAACAG GTTTTGAAAGACATGGATGGTGACATTGATGCTGCTATAGAGTACATGTTAGCTGAGCAACTAATACTGGGTTCTGATGATGCGGATGGAGATCCTTATCTGGACTATGCATGTGATG CAGAGTATGTACAGACCATAGAGGATGAGCTTAGCATGAAGCAGGATGAGAGTCAACTGGATGAAcacaagaaagaagaaaaggacTGTTCTAGCAAAGGCGAAACAGCTCAGAAACACAACAGTTCACATTCTAAAAAG GGAAAGTCAAAAACCAAGGAATGCTCTTGTGGATCTGCTAGGAAGCACAAGCCTTCTTGTAATTTAGCCACAACTGTAGCATCGAGAGAACCTCCAAAAACAACTGCACCATCGAGAGAACCTCCAAAGTATGGCTTTATAATGGTTTTGCTAAAAATATGGCGCCACATTTTTGACTTGATTTCAGTCATTTTTTTCCCATTCGGATTGCTACCATTCTTTTATACTCCTAT GACCAAAGGTGGCCAAGGGAAAGGCCAGAAGGGGAAGAAGcaaaagaagaaagaacaagATGAAACACCAGCCATCCGGGATCACGATTCTAAAGTTGCACCAGATCTAGGAGCTCTTTGCATATGA
- the LOC4337352 gene encoding OVARIAN TUMOR DOMAIN-containing deubiquitinating enzyme 7 isoform X10, whose protein sequence is MGDQLEGNEEEHMKYRAMIVQYIKEHRVDFEPFIEDEEPFEKYCDSMLEDGTWAGHMELQAASILKRKNICIHMLNSPRWYIRNFSDREATSMIHLSYHQGEHYNSVRLREDPCQGPAMPVIIKADANVASTSNNAQTKAKDLKKSSDRSKYDHISVKLVMAGTGCSNIAAVEQVLKDMDGDIDAAIEYMLAEQLILGSDDADGDPYLDYACDEYVQTIEDELSMKQDESQLDEHKKEEKDCSSKGETAQKHNSSHSKKGKSKTKECSCGSARKHKPSCNLATTVASREPPKTTAPSREPPKTKGGQGKGQKGKKQKKKEQDETPAIRDHDSKVAPDLGALCI, encoded by the exons ATGGGCGACCAGCTCGAAGGCAACGAGGAAGAGCACATGAAGTACCGTGCAATGATTGTGCAATACATTAAG GAGCACCGTGTGGATTTTGAGCCATTCATTGAGGACGAGGAACCGTTTGAGAAATATTGTGACTCTATGCTTGAGGATGGGACTTGGGCTGGTCATATGGAGTTGCAAGCAGCTTCTATTCTCAAGAGAAAAAACATATGCATCCACATG CTTAACTCACCACGATGGTACATAAGAAACTTTTCTGATCGTGAAGCTACCAGTATGATTCATTT ATCGTATCATCAGGGTGAGCACTACAATAGTGTCAGACTGAGGGAAGATCCATGTCAAGGTCCTGCAATGCCAGTTATTATCAAG GCAGATGCCAATGTAGCTAGCACAAGCAATAATGCTCAAACAAAAGCAAAGGACCTGAAGAAATCTTCAGACAGATCAAAGTATGATCATATATCGGTTAAATTGGTGATGGCTGGAACTGGATGTTCTAATATCGCTGCAGTTGAACAG GTTTTGAAAGACATGGATGGTGACATTGATGCTGCTATAGAGTACATGTTAGCTGAGCAACTAATACTGGGTTCTGATGATGCGGATGGAGATCCTTATCTGGACTATGCATGTGATG AGTATGTACAGACCATAGAGGATGAGCTTAGCATGAAGCAGGATGAGAGTCAACTGGATGAAcacaagaaagaagaaaaggacTGTTCTAGCAAAGGCGAAACAGCTCAGAAACACAACAGTTCACATTCTAAAAAG GGAAAGTCAAAAACCAAGGAATGCTCTTGTGGATCTGCTAGGAAGCACAAGCCTTCTTGTAATTTAGCCACAACTGTAGCATCGAGAGAACCTCCAAAAACAACTGCACCATCGAGAGAACCTCCAAA GACCAAAGGTGGCCAAGGGAAAGGCCAGAAGGGGAAGAAGcaaaagaagaaagaacaagATGAAACACCAGCCATCCGGGATCACGATTCTAAAGTTGCACCAGATCTAGGAGCTCTTTGCATATGA